The segment ACTGGAGGCAGACCAGCATGAAGCCGGCTGAACGGGAAGTGATCCGGCAGCTGAGCATTGTGCTTGGCACCAGCGACCGGCAGGACCAGATGAAGCATATTGCACTTGCCGCCAGCCAGCTGAAGCATGAAGAGGCGGCGGCCCGAGAGGATCAGGCCAGATATGAAAAAATGAGCAAAAGCCTGGGCTTTCTCATCAGTGCATTGATCGTCATTTTGATCTTTTAGCGAGGTGCCAGGAAATGAACATAGAAGTGAACGCCATTTTCCAGATTGCCGGGATTGGCATTATTATTGCCATGATTCATACCGTCCTGAAGCAGATGGGAAAAGAGGATATGGCACACTGGGTAACATTGATTGGATTCGTCGTTGTTTTGTTTATGGTGGTTCGGCTGCTGGATGATCTGCTTCAGGAAATCCGAACGATATTTTTGTTTCAGTAAGGCTTAGACCGCCATGGATATGATACAAATTGTCGGTATCGGACTGATCTCCACCATACTGATCCTGATCATCAAAGAACAGAAGCCGCTATTTGCTTTTCTGCTTACAGTAACCACAAGCGTTGTTATCTTTTTGTTTCTGGCGGGCAAGATCGGGACGGTCATCACCATGCTGGAGGATCTCGCAGAGAGATCCGGCGTGCAGATCATCTACCTGAAGACAGTCCTGAAAATTATCGGTATTGCCTACATTGCTGAAATGGGAGCTCAGGTCGTCCGGGATGCCGGTCAGGAATCCATCGCCTCCAAGATTGAAATGGCCGGAAAGGTGCTGATTCTGGTTCTGGCGGTGCCAATCATCGGCATCATTATTGAAACGGTACTGAAGCTGCTGCCGGCTTGAGAAAGAGGGGATGAACTTGAAGTCATATCCGGCGAGGCCAGGCTTTCCGGCACGGCTCGTGATCCTGCTGATTCCTCTGCTTCTCCTGACTTTTCTGCCGGGTGTTTCTTTCGCTGAAGCGTCTTCGACATCACCAGCCGACCAGTGGGTGCAGGAGCAGGCGGAGGAGCTGCCGGTAGAGCCGGTGGAGCAATATTGGGACCAGCTTATGCAGGAGTATGGCGGTTTTTTTCCGGATGGCCAGTCCCCTTCCCTGATGGATCTGCTGCTGCCCGGAGGCGAAGGGCTGGAGCTGTCGACGATGCTGTCAACCCTCATGGGATATATCTGGCACGAGGTGCTGTACAATGGCAGGCTGCTCGCCGCGAT is part of the Paenibacillus algicola genome and harbors:
- the spoIIIAD gene encoding stage III sporulation protein AD, with amino-acid sequence MDMIQIVGIGLISTILILIIKEQKPLFAFLLTVTTSVVIFLFLAGKIGTVITMLEDLAERSGVQIIYLKTVLKIIGIAYIAEMGAQVVRDAGQESIASKIEMAGKVLILVLAVPIIGIIIETVLKLLPA
- the spoIIIAC gene encoding stage III sporulation protein AC → MNIEVNAIFQIAGIGIIIAMIHTVLKQMGKEDMAHWVTLIGFVVVLFMVVRLLDDLLQEIRTIFLFQ